One region of Rhizobium sp. WYJ-E13 genomic DNA includes:
- a CDS encoding nodulation protein NfeD yields the protein MLGLMPAFGAIAALGQSNRVAIVLQLNGAVGPATADYIKRGLQHAADRGAVLVVLRMDTPGGLDTSMRDIIRAILASPIPVAGFVAPPGARAASAGTYILYASHVAAMAPGTNLGAATPIALGRLPDKGTGDDQTNPEGNKRQAPRSPEEAKAVNDAVAYIRGLAELRGRNADWAERAVREAASLSATAALREHVIDFMVTSPADLLAQAQGRVVRIGQADVRLDTAGLAIETFEPDWRIRLLSVITDPNIALILMMIGIYGLIFEFLAPGTFLPGTIGAICLLLSLYALALLPVSYAGVGLIVLGVGLTVAEVHSPSFGALGIGGGLALVLGAAILFDTDIPGFSVSWPMLGAIAIAISALSLLIAFLAFTSRRRDVATGAEQMIGLSGKVQSWEDMTGYVIAHGERWRAIADEPLSSGDEIKVTGRKGLTLEVARQRQES from the coding sequence ATGCTGGGCCTGATGCCGGCATTTGGTGCCATCGCGGCGCTGGGGCAGTCCAATCGGGTCGCGATCGTCCTCCAGCTGAATGGTGCCGTCGGTCCGGCGACGGCTGACTATATCAAGCGCGGTCTTCAGCACGCCGCCGATCGCGGGGCGGTGCTTGTTGTTCTGCGGATGGATACGCCGGGCGGTCTCGACACGTCCATGCGTGACATCATCCGCGCAATCCTTGCGTCGCCGATACCGGTCGCGGGTTTCGTCGCGCCTCCCGGAGCGCGTGCCGCCAGCGCCGGAACCTATATCCTCTATGCAAGCCATGTAGCGGCAATGGCGCCCGGCACCAATCTCGGTGCGGCAACGCCGATCGCACTCGGCCGACTCCCGGACAAAGGCACGGGAGACGATCAGACCAATCCGGAAGGTAACAAGCGGCAGGCACCGCGCAGTCCGGAGGAGGCCAAGGCAGTCAACGACGCCGTGGCCTATATCCGCGGGCTTGCTGAACTGCGGGGCCGCAATGCCGACTGGGCGGAGCGCGCGGTGCGCGAGGCGGCCAGCCTTTCGGCGACCGCGGCCCTGCGTGAACACGTCATCGATTTCATGGTCACCAGCCCCGCCGATCTTCTGGCCCAGGCGCAAGGGCGTGTGGTGAGAATCGGCCAGGCTGACGTGCGGCTCGATACGGCAGGCCTTGCGATAGAGACGTTCGAGCCGGACTGGCGGATCCGTCTGCTTTCGGTGATCACCGATCCGAATATCGCCCTCATTCTGATGATGATCGGCATCTATGGACTGATCTTTGAATTTCTCGCGCCGGGAACGTTCTTGCCCGGAACGATCGGCGCCATCTGCCTGCTGCTTAGCCTCTATGCGCTCGCCCTACTGCCAGTCAGTTATGCCGGCGTCGGTTTGATTGTTTTGGGCGTGGGCCTGACCGTCGCAGAAGTGCACTCGCCGTCTTTCGGCGCGCTCGGCATAGGCGGCGGGCTGGCTTTGGTGCTGGGTGCGGCGATTCTGTTCGACACCGACATACCCGGCTTCAGCGTCTCATGGCCGATGCTGGGCGCCATCGCCATTGCAATCTCGGCGCTCAGCCTTCTGATCGCGTTTCTCGCCTTCACATCGCGCCGGCGCGACGTGGCTACGGGAGCCGAGCAGATGATCGGCCTTTCCGGCAAGGTTCAGAGCTGGGAAGATATGACGGGTTACGTGATCGCACATGGCGAACGCTGGAGAGCGATCGCCGACGAACCACTATCCAGCGGCGACGAAATCAAGGTTACCGGCCGCAAAGGACTGACGCTCGAAGTTGCTCGCCAGCGGCAGGAAAGCTAG
- a CDS encoding slipin family protein, protein MGMFVSFTFYGVVILILLLIIGSAIKILREYERGVVFTLGRFTGVKGPGLILLFPYVQQMIRVDLRTRVLDVPSQDVISRDNVSVRVNAVIYFRVIDPEKSTIQVENFMAATSQLAQTTLRSVLGKHDLDEMLAERDKLNSDIQAILDAQTDAWGIKVANVEIKHVDINESMIRAIARQAEAERERRAKVINAEGEQQAAAKLLEAAEILARKPQAMQLRYLSTLNVLASEKSSTIIFPFPMEIGNLISPQAGRPRE, encoded by the coding sequence ATGGGCATGTTCGTGAGTTTCACCTTTTATGGCGTCGTCATCCTCATTCTGCTGCTCATCATCGGATCGGCGATCAAGATCCTGCGCGAATATGAGCGCGGCGTCGTTTTCACACTCGGCCGCTTCACCGGCGTCAAGGGACCGGGTCTGATCCTGCTCTTTCCCTACGTGCAGCAGATGATACGAGTGGACCTGCGCACCCGGGTACTCGACGTGCCGAGCCAGGATGTTATTTCCAGAGACAACGTTTCAGTTCGCGTCAACGCGGTGATCTATTTCAGGGTCATCGATCCTGAGAAGTCGACCATCCAGGTGGAAAATTTCATGGCCGCCACCAGCCAGCTCGCACAGACGACGCTGCGCTCGGTGCTCGGCAAGCATGATCTCGACGAGATGCTTGCAGAACGCGACAAGCTCAACAGCGATATCCAGGCAATCCTCGATGCGCAGACGGATGCGTGGGGCATCAAGGTCGCCAATGTCGAGATCAAGCATGTCGACATCAACGAATCGATGATCCGCGCCATCGCCCGCCAGGCGGAGGCCGAGCGGGAGCGGCGGGCGAAGGTTATCAATGCGGAGGGCGAGCAGCAGGCGGCAGCAAAGCTTCTCGAGGCCGCGGAGATCCTGGCCCGCAAGCCGCAGGCCATGCAGCTTCGCTATCTGAGTACGTTGAACGTTCTCGCGAGCGAAAAGAGTTCGACGATCATATTCCCGTTCCCGATGGAAATAGGCAACCTGATCTCGCCTCAGGCGGGAAGACCACGAGAATAA
- a CDS encoding ABC transporter ATP-binding protein — translation MSALVETEKLTRILPETVPVTLVKDVTLSIGETEFVAVTGPSGSGKSSLLYLLGLLDRPTDGTLSIGGRDTGPMTERERAATRLSMIGFVFQFHFLLPEFTARENVEIPMRRLGRLARPKMRERAGELLTSLGLGEHLDKRPDQLSGGQRQRVAVARALANDPPLILADEPTGSLDSSSSEQVFATLENLVRERGKTVVAVTHDLDMAARMDRRIHIVDGKIDLLPEQPHLQG, via the coding sequence ATGAGCGCTCTCGTCGAGACGGAGAAACTGACGCGCATTTTGCCGGAGACGGTGCCCGTCACGCTCGTCAAGGACGTGACGCTTTCCATAGGCGAGACGGAATTCGTCGCCGTCACCGGCCCGTCCGGATCCGGCAAGTCGTCGTTGCTTTACCTTCTCGGGCTGCTCGACAGGCCAACCGATGGAACGCTCAGCATCGGCGGCCGCGACACCGGGCCGATGACAGAGCGGGAGCGGGCGGCGACGCGGCTTTCGATGATCGGCTTCGTGTTCCAGTTTCACTTTCTGCTGCCGGAATTCACGGCGCGGGAGAATGTCGAGATTCCGATGCGGAGGCTCGGCCGATTGGCACGGCCTAAGATGCGCGAGCGGGCCGGCGAGTTGCTCACATCCCTGGGGCTGGGCGAGCATCTCGACAAGCGGCCCGACCAGCTCTCGGGCGGCCAGCGTCAGCGGGTCGCCGTGGCACGCGCACTCGCCAACGATCCACCGCTTATACTCGCCGACGAGCCGACCGGAAGTCTCGATAGCAGCAGTTCCGAACAGGTCTTCGCGACCCTCGAGAATCTGGTGCGCGAACGCGGGAAGACGGTAGTGGCGGTAACTCACGATCTCGACATGGCGGCGCGCATGGATCGCCGCATCCATATCGTCGACGGAAAGATCGATCTGCTGCCGGAACAGCCGCATTTGCAGGGTTGA
- a CDS encoding ABC transporter permease: protein MPLILDIAVTHIVGRGRQTIVAVLGVAVGVGFSIAMAALMQGGQDDFIRRLVDTMPHVDITDEHRTPRRQPAEDVFTSVVISGLRPRNDRRGIINPTAATARLESWVPGRFAESLKAQGVIRYSSREVGAAIIGIDPEREPGVSPIVEDFVKGSFAALTAGGNNVVIGETMAGRLGAGLGDTITAVSSEGLTRDFKIVGLFHTGTTARDEGEAYLLLKNAQILSARPNAINEIRIKLDDPNHAPDVARRAEAELGYKAVAWQEANESILEALVVRNVIMYTVVGAIMLVAGFGIYNIISTITHEKARDIAIMKSLGFPESDMRRMFLLEGMAIGAAGSAIGCAFGLSMIYALSLIRFEIAATGQEITRLPIAWSALHYVIASAFALGSAAVAGYLPARRAAHLNPVEIIRGAT from the coding sequence ATGCCGCTTATCCTAGACATCGCCGTTACGCATATCGTCGGCCGCGGCCGCCAGACGATCGTTGCCGTGCTCGGGGTTGCGGTCGGCGTCGGATTCTCCATCGCGATGGCAGCGCTGATGCAAGGCGGACAAGACGACTTTATCAGGCGGCTCGTCGACACGATGCCGCATGTCGACATCACCGACGAACATCGAACGCCCCGCCGCCAGCCAGCGGAGGACGTCTTTACGAGCGTTGTCATTTCGGGGCTGAGACCACGCAACGACCGCCGTGGCATCATCAACCCGACCGCCGCGACTGCCAGGCTTGAGAGTTGGGTCCCCGGCCGCTTTGCGGAGAGCCTCAAGGCGCAGGGCGTGATCCGCTATTCCAGCCGCGAGGTCGGGGCTGCGATCATCGGCATCGACCCCGAACGCGAACCAGGCGTGTCACCGATCGTCGAGGACTTCGTGAAAGGCAGCTTTGCGGCATTGACCGCAGGCGGCAACAACGTTGTCATAGGCGAGACAATGGCGGGCCGGCTCGGCGCCGGGCTTGGCGACACGATCACGGCAGTCTCCTCCGAAGGCCTGACCCGCGACTTCAAGATCGTCGGCCTGTTCCACACCGGCACCACGGCGCGGGATGAAGGGGAAGCCTATCTTCTCCTGAAGAATGCCCAGATCCTGTCTGCCCGGCCGAACGCCATCAACGAGATCCGCATCAAGCTCGACGATCCGAACCACGCGCCCGACGTCGCGCGTCGTGCCGAGGCGGAGCTTGGCTACAAGGCCGTTGCCTGGCAGGAGGCAAACGAATCCATCCTCGAAGCGCTCGTGGTGCGCAACGTCATCATGTATACGGTGGTCGGCGCGATCATGCTGGTTGCGGGGTTCGGCATCTACAACATCATCTCCACCATCACGCATGAGAAGGCACGCGACATCGCCATCATGAAATCGCTCGGCTTCCCTGAGTCGGATATGCGGCGGATGTTCCTGCTTGAGGGCATGGCGATCGGGGCGGCGGGTTCGGCGATCGGCTGTGCGTTCGGCCTTTCGATGATCTATGCGCTGTCCCTTATCCGGTTCGAAATCGCAGCAACCGGACAGGAGATAACGCGACTGCCGATTGCCTGGAGCGCACTCCACTATGTCATTGCCTCGGCTTTTGCGCTCGGCTCGGCGGCGGTGGCCGGATATCTCCCGGCGCGCCGTGCAGCGCACTTGAACCCCGTCGAGATCATCAGGGGCGCGACATGA